The sequence below is a genomic window from Nitrospiria bacterium.
AAAAGCAATTCCCTCCGGACCATCCTTTGCACAGATGGTCGGAAATCCTTCCGCTTGTAAGGTGTTGGAAATCAGAGAAGAAACACTGGAGTCATCTTCAACAATCAAAATGGGGTTGGCTAAACTTTTCTTTTTCATATGCATAGCCTCAGGGGCTTGTTCCATGAGTGCCATTCTAGCTCCTTTCTTTTCCTTTGTAAATAATCTTAAGGTTTATCCGTTGACGGGATTTGAAAACCTTTGAACCTCTTTCCTGATTTTTTTCCCAATTGCCCTCCGTTCTGACTTTAAGCCTCTTTGAAAAATTTTTTACCTGCTATAAATCAACATTGGCTATATAATAAACTGAAAGTGCCATGGCTCCAAAGGCTGCTCCCACCAGAACAAAAGCAAGCATTAAAGACTCCATCTTCTTAACCCTCCTTTCGAAAACTTAACCATCCCCTTTTTACCCACACTCAAACCGGATAGACCTAGACCAGTGGGTCAAAATCTCAAATTGGGAATGGTGATACAATTCATCCGTCAAATCAATTTATTTCAAAGGGATTCTACGCAAAATTTAAATCTCATCCCTGACCAAAGACCAAACACCAAACCCCACCATCATGGCTAGACCTAATATAGCAGCAATCCCATACTCAAAAAATCCATTCATCGGTTCCATTTTGCACCTCCTCTCTCTTATGGCATCTTCTCTCTGCCTCAAGTCAGGTTTAGGTTAAACCTTGAATAAAATTTTGGGTCCCCTTAGTTTTCACTGGTAACCAAGGACCAAATGCTGAGCCCGATCATTAATACCGCGCCCAATACAGCCGCAATTCCGTATTCAAAAAATCCATTCATTGGCTCCATGGTAAATCCTCCTTTTTGGTAACCCCCTTTTCGGATGGGGTAAACTGGTTTGAACACACCCTTTCATTAAGATTCCCCTCTCACCAGGCTCCAAATGCTAAAACCAACCATGAGGGCTGTCCCTATCAACGCTGCAATTCCATATTCAAAGAACCCCCCTAAACCTGTCATAAAATCACCTCCTTTCTAAAAAGTAACCGAATGGATTATTGTTGATATGGTTGTCAAGATACGCCGGGTTTATAAACTAAAATTAAGGGGGATATAAAAAAAAATATAGAATGTGTAAAGATAGGGTAAAGAACGGAAAATAGAGTGTCTTGGACAATGACGGGACAACTTTTTTTAAAAAAACCAAGAAAGGATAGAATAAGGGTCTTCAGAGAAAATAAATGGTGGATAAATGGAGGCGTTTATTTTTTAAAAAACTTTTTGAGAGGACTTTGCCATATCCTTCCGGAAGCGGATTTTTTTAAGCTCTGCCCGGAAAGCTTCGGTTATAAACTCGCTCAGTTTATCGTTACTCACCAGACGGTTTAAATCCTCTAAAAGTTTTTTTGGGACGGAGACCTTACAGGACTTGGGAGAGACCACTTTAATTTCAATTAGTTCACTCAATTTACCCCTCCAAAGATTACCTGCTTCAAAACGGGAATAAAACATAAATCCCTGCAGACCTGTTGAATTCTCTGATCAGGAGTAAATCCCATCCGATCTACAGAAATTTAAACCAACCCAAATGCTACCTTTTTTTTGTGAAGGGTTCATTAAGTTGGGGTTAAATTTATGTAAAGTTTAACTGGAAAATCGTTAAGAGTTGGTAAAATTAAAAAAGATAATTTTTGTTATTAGCAATCGGAACAAATCCCGGGGAATTAACCGGGAATAATAAGAAAGGATTCACTAGGCGTTGGGGGAGGAGGGCTAGGGGGAAGAGTGGTCGTAGTGGTTGTTGCAGAAGTAGTTGTTGTGGAACCCGATGTAGTCGTGGTGGTGGTTGAGGTGGTTGTCGCAGAAGTGGTTGTTGTGGAACCTGATATTGTCGTGGTGGTGGTTGAGGTGGTGGTCGATGTCGTCGTGGTGGTGGTTGAGGGAAGAGGATTAAGAACGTTTGAACTCAGAAAGTTAGTGATGGAATTAGTTAAGTCTGCCTTTAAGGCATCAGGGGATAAATTCACCCCGCTTCCACTCACCAACTCTATTGGCGAACCATGAACCTTCCCGTCAAAAGTTCCATCCGTAATATCCAGCTCAAGGGCCTCCAGCAAATCCAATACCGTAAAATTGCTAAATCCGGGATTGGCAGCGTCAATATCAAACGCCTGTTGCGACAGACCCAGGATAATTAAACCGTATTGTGTTGATGGATCCGTAAAATCAATGGGATTGGATAAAGACACATTGGGGAGTATGTTGGTTATATTAAGGTTGCTCAAATCCAAACCGGAGACCTGAATATGCTGACTGCTCATTTCCTGATTGGCGGAGGCAATGGCGGAGGAGGCAGGATTGCCATCTAAAATTTTAAAATCGGCTAAAATACACCCCAGTGTAGTATAAGGTGTAATGGCCACCGTATTTATTGCTCCCCCCGGACTCAATTGATCTAAACAGCTTCTCAGAGGATTTCGCCCTGCAAGGTCCAAAGGATCACCGGTCACTTCATCCACAAAATTTCCACTGTTCAAATTCAATTCCATCAGACCGGTGGCATTTCCAACGGATAAAGAAAAATTCCCGTTGGTATCGGTTAGTACTTCACCAATGGGGCTGGCCCCTCTCTTACCATCCGGGGCAATGGTCCAAACTTTTACTAAACCCTTATCTACGGGACCTTTAACTACACTTCCCATAATGGAAAAAGACTCACTTGGATTCGGCGGTTGGGGGCCAGGGGGTAGTGTCGTTGTGGTGGTTGAATTTGAAGTGTCATCCCCGCCCCCGCTCCCCCCACCACAGCCCCATGGTCCAAGAAAAAGAACAATCAAAATAAGAGAAAAAAACTGAAAACCTTTGCTTTTTAAAACTTTATTTAAAAAAAGGCTTAACCTCACTGAATCGCCCCCTTAATAAGAAAAAAATGCACCTTCAGGAAACATTCCTGCTTTGTATATGGCAATTTCAATGCCAATAAAATTTATTTAAAATCCATCCAAAATGGAATTTAATCTATTGATTTAATTTGGTTATTTTAAAATTTCAGTTTTAACCCTCCATCCTTTTGGGAAATTTTTTTCGCTTATTAAGAAAATTAATGGAAAGGTTGATCCGTTTTTCAGTAACCGGCTAATTCCAGAAGATGGGGTTTATGCAAAAAACAGAATACCCTTAATTAGGGATCAGGATAGCCCGTTAAAGGCGGGTTTAAAAAAGTCAAAGCAAGTGCTTTGATAATTGTTCCTTAAATTCCTCCTGAGTGATTTTCCCCTCAAAAGAATAAACCAAAGAACCATTTTTATAAAAATGCGTGGTTGGAAAAGACTCAAAGAAGTGTTCCCTTTTAATTTCCCGGCAGGCCCCCGGAACATGAAGGAGGGATTTCCCAAAACGGATTTTCTCCCCGAACTCTTTTGCGGTTTTTTCAACAATGGGCTCAAATTCTTCACATTGTTGACAGGAGGCAATTTTGAAAAGAATTAAAGCCCCCGGGGATTGGATAAAATCCTTATAATTCTCATCGGTGACACGGGGAAGAAGTTCTGTCTCTGACATAAATTTAACCCCACCAAAACAAACGGGTAAAAAATTATCATTACCGGACACCCTCTCCCTTTGCAACCCCTAAAAAGGAAAAAGGGCATCCGCAATGATAAGCTTTCCACTCGCAACACTTTTGATTCTAGTTGAGTTTCTTAAGGGCCTCTAATATCTCCTTATCATCCCGGGCAGTTGTAATTTCCTGGATCTTAACAAATTGAACTGTCCCGGCCTTATCAATCACCACCGTGGCCCGTTTTGTAATATATTTGTCCTCCATGTACATACCATACTTCTTGGCAACCGTTCCTCCCATATCACTCAAGAGTCTATGTTTAATGCCAAGGGAATCCGCCCATGCCTTATGCGAATAAACACTATCAATACTGATCCCAAGGACCTCGGTATTTGCAGATCCAAATTGGGGAAGGTCATCGGTTAAGCATTTGTTTTCATTGGTACAAACAGGCGACCAATCCAGGGGATAAAAGGCCAGAACCACATTCTTTTTTCCCTTTAAATCACTTAGTTTGACTTCTTTCTGGTCCTGATCCTTCAATGTAAAATCTGGGGCGGTTTGCCCAACTTGAATTTCACTCATCGGTTTTCCTCCTCATTTTAAAATGTATATGGTTTTTTTGTTAACAAAGACCTTTTCCCAGATCAATGCCCTTTTGTTCAACTGAGATCAGCCTTTTTTATCAAAGACCTTTTTCATGGCCTCTCCGATTACTGCAGGGTTTTTCACCATGGTTACCCCAGCACTCTCTAATGCTTCCACTTTCCCGGCCGCCGTTCCTTTTCCCCCGGTAATAATTGCACCGGCATGTCCCATTCTCCGTCCCGGGGGGGCGGTCATCCCAGCAATAAATCCAATAATAGGTTTCTTGACACATTTTGAAATATATTCGGCAGCGGTTTCTTCCGCATCTCCACCAATTTCTCCAATCATCACAATACCCCGGGTATCGGGATCCGCCTCAAACATCTCCAGAAGATCGACGAAATTGGTCCCCTGAACCGGGTCCCCACCAATTCCAATACAGGTGGATTGACCTAACCCCAACTGGGTGAGCTGCCATACCGCTTCGTAGGTTAAGGTTCCGCTTCTAGAAATAACACCCACAGTTCCCCGTTTATGAATAAAACCCGGCATAATTCCGATTTTACACTCCTCTGGGGTAATAATCCCCGGGCAGTTCGGTCCAATCAAACGGGTGGAACTCCCAAACATTTTTCGTTTCACGCGAACCATATCCATAACGGGAATTCCTTCGGTAATGCAAACCACCAGGGGAATTTGGGAAGAGATCGCCTCGAGAATCGCATCTGCCGCAAATGCGGGGGGAACAAAAATTAAAGATACATCGGGACGGACCACTTCAGCGGCTTCTTTCACGGTGTTAAATACCGGTATACCTTCAAATTCGACTCCTCCTTTTCCAGGAGTCACCCCTCCCACAATTTGGGTTCCGTAAGCAGCACAGGCATTGGTGTGAAAAGAGCCTTCCTTTCCGGTAATTCCCTGAACAATGACTTTTGTTGCTTTATTGACCAAAATACTCATAACAGGATTCCTCTTATTCCCATTAGGATGAGAGCAGTTTTACAATTTTCTTAGCCCCTTCCCAAAGATCATCAGCAACCACTAGATTTAAACCCGACTGGGCCAATAGAGCTTTTCCTTCTTTTGCATTGGTTCCTTCCAACCGAACAACCAGGGGAACTTTCACTTCAACTTCCTTGGCCGCATCGATAATTCCACCGGCAATTCTTTCACAACGGACAATTCCCCCGAAAATATTAACAAAAACCCCTTTCACATTGGGATCGGAAAGTAGAATTTGAAATGCATGCTTCACCGTCTCCTTAGAAGCCCCGCCTCCAACATCCAAAAAATTTGCCGGCTCCGCCCCCGCCAGCTTAATCACATCCATGGTGGCCATGGCTAATCCCGCGCCATTGACCATACACCCGATATTCCCGTCTAGCTTTACATAATTGAGTCCAAATTCCGAGGCGCGAATTTCCAAGGGATCCTCCTCATCGAAGTCCCTGTAAGCGCGAATATCCTCATGCTGGAAAAGAGCGTTGTCATCAAAGGAAATTTTTCCATCCAACGCAATGACCTTGTTCTCATTGGTCAAAACCAGGGGATTAATTTCCACCAAGGAAGCTCCTTTTTCTGTAAACAACCGATAGAGCTGACCCAACAGCTTCACAAAAGGGCCGATGGCCTCTTTTGGAAGACCCAAACGAAAAGCGACGTTTCGTCCCTGAAAAGGCTGAAACCCAACCGCGGGATCGATAAACTCCTTTAAAATTTTTTCGGGCTTCTGGGCTGCAACTTCTTCAATTTCCACTCCCCCTTCGCTGCTGGAAACAATGACCGGAAACCCGGTTTCCCGATCCACCAAAAGGCTCAGGTAAAACTCTTTTTTGATGGCAACGCCTTCCTCAACCAAAACCCGTTTGACCCGTTTTCCTTCCGGTCCTGTTTGATGGGTCACCAGGGGTTTTCCAAGAAGGCCTTCCGCAATGGTTTTGACCTGGCCCCTCTCTTTGGTCAGTTTCACACCCCCTGCTTTTCCACGCCCCCCTGCGTGAATTTGGGCTTTCACCACGTAGGGCGATGCACCCAATTCCTTCGCCCAAGCTTCTGCTTCCTGAGGGGTGGAAACCGCCCGGCCCTTTGGAACAGGAACCTCAAAGCGTGAGAAAAGTTCTTTTGCTTGAAATTCGTGAATATTCATTATGGGTTTTCCTTATGAACGGTTAAGGTCAACTGCTTGGTTTTTCTTTATTTCGCCGGACATAATCTGGAAAAAGCTTGGGGGAAGTCACCTTCGCTTCTATCCCGGCTTTCTTCGCCGTTTCCCGGAATTTTTTTAAATGACCTAAAGTCATTTCCCCATGTTTCATCTGCCCCGCTTGCTCGGCGGCGGCTTTTCCCGCTCTCCGCCCGTAAACGATAATATCCAAAAGGGAATTTCCCATTAAACGGTTCCGTCCATGAACTCCACCCGATGCTTCTCCGGCCACAAAAAGATTTTGCACACCGGAATGACAATTCACATCGATCTGGACACCCCCGTTTTGATAATGCAGGGTGGGATAAATCAGAACAGGTTCTTTTCGAATATCGATGGCATACTTTGAGAACTGTTTGATCATATTTGGAAATCGTGTTTCCAATGTATCCTTTCCATTTATCGAATCCACCAAAGGCATATCCAACCAAACTCCTTTGCGTCCGGCAGGGGTCTCAACTCCGCGCCCCTCCTCACACTCACGAATGATGCAAGCAGCTACCGCATCGCGGGTTTCCAACTCATTGACAAAACGCTCCCCACGGACATTTAAAAGCTGAGCGCCTGCGGATCGAATGCCTTCCGTGACGAGGGTGCCTGCCATTTGGTCAGGATAGATGGCCCCGGTGGGGTGGTACTGAAAGGTGTCGGCTAAAGTAAGCCTTGCTCCAATACGATAGGTGAGGGCCAATCCATCGGCGGTCGCACCGAAGTGATTACTGGTCGGAAACCCCTGAATATGCAAACGCCCAATCCCTCCGGTTGCCATAATAACGGTTTTTGCCTGCACCACTATCCATTGGTTATTATCCAAATTCTTCAATAGGGCCCCTGTACACCTTCCATCTGTTCCACTAAGAAGCTCTACTGCAGGGGAGAATTCTACGACCTGTATATCCTCATTAATCACGCAATCCTTGAGAACGCGCATGAGTTCCAAACCGGTATAATCCTTACAGGTTAAAAGCCGGGGTTTCGATGTTCCACCCCCTCCCTTCAGCCTTAGAGAACCCTCTCCCTCCTCACGATCAAATTGAACACCGAGATCCAACAACCACTGGGTAGCCGATGGCCCTTCCTCAACCAGCGTTTTTAATAACACGGGGTTATTCTTAAGGTGACCCCCAACCATGGCATCTAGGTAATGCCGTACAGGTGAATCATCGGATCCCACGGCAACTTGCATCCCCCCTTCAGCCATAACCGTATTGGCATCCCCCAATCGCAGTTTGGTGGCCAATAGGACCTTTGCCCCATTTGCCCGGGCTGTTAAAGCAGCCGCTGCACCCGCACCACCCCCTCCAATAATTAATACATCGGTGGTGTGATCAGGAACCAGTTCGTTGAATTCTTCTGGAACAGGACTCTCCCCCTCCAGAATATCGACTAATTCATGGACAGACGGGTCTCCCTGATTGGGACCGATTCGAATGGGCCGGTAGGCCTCCTTCTTGTAATCAGGGTGGTACCGGTGTATCACTTCATTTTTATCAGCGGGAGACATCACCGGAAAAGATTGTTGGATCCGTTTTTCTCTGTTTTTATTAGTCTTTTGCTTTGATTCTTCTAAACTCATCATTACCTTAAAGTCTCCCCGCGGGAAGCCCACTCCATAAAATCACTCTCATTGAAAGATTGAACCCTCTGCCATTCCGGATCAAAGAATCTTCCTTCAATCTCTTGAATTCGCTTCTGCAGTTCAAGGTCCCTTCCTCTATTTTCCTGGCCCACCACCCGTCTTGAATAAAGCCCCACCCAATGGGGTTTTATCCCAACATCACACACCATGGCACAAAGCCCGCACATGACACAATTATAAAAACTCTCTGAAACCGGTTCTAAGTTCCCCCGGATGGCATTTAAAACGCCATCCATCACATTAATGTCTTGGGGACAGGCATTGGTACACGCCCGGCAACTGACACATCTTTTGGTCTCAGGGTAAATCCGAAGGAGCTCATTCCGAGGATTTTCCAATTCAGAAAACCCGTATTTTCCTTTTCGTTGGATGTCGATCGGGAAAAGGCTGAAAGACATTCCCTCCTCAACCGGAATCTGGCAAGCTAACCCGGTTTTCATTTGAGAAGGATTTCCTAAACGGAGGGTTACCGTACAAGCCCCGCACACACCCCCTAAACAGCCAACCCCGTGGATGGGCTCTTGCCCACTGGCCCAATAGGCTTGGAGAATCGATATTCCCTCGGGGACTTGATAGGTCTTTCCTTGAATTTCAACAGAAACGGTTTTGTTTTTCTTTTCTTCCTCCATGTTTTCAGATATTAACGGGTCGCATGGCTATAAGACTTTATTTCTTCTTCGCTCATTTCAAGGACCTTTTTCCATTCCGTATTGTATTTCCCCTTAGAAATTTCCTGAATCCTCTGTTCCAATCCCTCAGGGCGTTTGGCAAAGAAAACGCCATGGGTCCGTCGCGCATAAAGCCCCACCTGGTTGGAGGCAATGTCCGCAATACACACCGGAACACATAAACCGCACATCACACAACTCATAAATTCATTGGATGCGCCTTCAAAATCACCAAATACCGTTTTCCAAAGGCCCTCTCTCACATTGATCCCTTGAGGGCAGGCTTCGGTACACGCATTGCAATTCCGGCACATGGAGGATTCCGGAAAAAATTTAAACAGGTCCTGTTTGGGATCGTTGATTTCCTCTAATTTGTAAGCGGCCCGATGAACGGGGGTATTGGGCATTATGGAAAAGGACATCCCCTCTTCGATCAACATCTGGCATCCCAAACCCGTTTTCAGCTCGTAACTTCCCGGTGTTCGGTATACGGTGGAGCAGGCACCGCAGACGCCTCCCAAGCACCCGATTCCCCGGATGAGTTCATGGCCGGTATACCAATAAGCCTGCACCACAGAAATTCCTTCCGGAACATGGTAAGGTTTACCCATGATTTCAACCTGAACCGTTTTCGTTTCTTCTTTTTGACTTGTTTTTGCCATTGATCAGCCTTCTCTTCCCAGCCTTTTTGGGAAATGGTTCGTGAGTGAAAAGGTGAAAACCACTCGCCAGACCCCTTCCTTTTTACACCCAAGAAAACCGGATTGCATTAGATGATTGAAAACCTTCATCTAATGAAGCGGGGGAACCTCTCTTTTTTTAGGGCTGGCATAGTTGACCAAATAATTAAATAGTCTGATCAGACGGCTCCCTTGCTGTTTCTGATCAATCCAATGCCCGATCATACCAATGGTCCGAGCTAAAATAAAAAAGCCATTCAAGCTTTCAATGGGAAAACCAAGATCAATCAGGATCGCCGCAATGGTTCCATCCACATTTAGGATTAAGGTGTCTTTCTTGGCCGTTGTTATTTTTTCCAATTGAAGGGCAAAATCCAAATGAGGGGCAGGAATTCCCAAGCTCTTCACATAACTCACCAGCTCCTTAACCCGCTTATCCGGGTTTCGAACGCTTTTGACCCGATGGCCAATTCCCGGAACAGGACCCACATTGGCCTTCATATAAGTTAGGAAATCCTCAGGGGTTAATTGATTCTTTACCGCATAAGTAAACCATTTTCCTGCATCGGTCACTGCCCCACCAAAACGGGGACCAATCATAATCAAGCCCGCAGCCACCGCTTGGGCCATCTGGATTCCCGCACATGCGGCAATAACCGTGGTGAGGGCACCGCTGACACAAGGCCCATGGTCTGCGGACAGCATAATAATCCGCTTGATGATTTCAGCCTCGTGGGTTGAAACCAATTTCTTGTTCCATAATAACCCGATCACGTGAGGAATATGGTAACCCTTATTGATCAGCTCCGAGGCAGGATAACCCTGATAAAGGGGCTCATCCCCACGATCATCGCTGATGGTGGATTTAATGAGCGGTTGGACAAATACCTCCCCGCTCTTTACGGCTTCGTCCACGGTCATAGGAAGCTTCGGCAATTTGGAAATGTCGATTTCCACTTCAGATTTGACCTCACCGGTTTCAATCAGTTCTTTATAGACCTCTTTAATGGCCGGTCCCAGTGCGCCAAAAGTCGCGGGAACAAGGGCACCCGCATCTTTCAGGGCATCGGCTTTGCTTCGTGCAGACCCTTCACCTTGAACACCCTCTTTCGCACCGGCATGGCCGAACTTCATTCCCTTGGGTAAAACCTCCTGGCAAAACCCGGAAATGACCCCGATTAATCGGATTCGGCGCTTTTTTGCTTTATACCACTGCGCGGCTTTTTCTTCTAAGTCTCCCCCCATTTCGCCGACGATAATAACGGCCTTGGTTTGGGAATCCTTCTCAAACATTTCAAGGTAGGTCACATAATCAGACCCAGGATAGGCATCCCCGCCGATCCCAATCACGGTGGTTACCCCGTCCGCAAATTGACTGGCTATCCAAATGATCTCATTGGAGAGCCCTCCTGATTTGGTCAAAACACCAAATGAACCGGGTCTGTACAATTTAGACAGAACCAAATTGTCAAAGGCTCCCCCGGCTACGCCTAAACGGCACTCTCCTGCGGACATAATGCCAATGGCAGAGGGTCCGTTAAAAATCTTTCCAAGACGCCTCGCCTCCCGGCCCAACATTTTGGCGTCTTTTTCAGGAACACCCTCCGTAATCATAGAGACCAGCTTAATGCCATTTTCTTTGAGAGCCTCCATGGCCGCTTTATAGGCCCGGTCAGGACCGACATAAATCAGACTGGTGTTAATTTCCGGAAAATGGGCCATGGCCTCACCCACGGTTTTAAAAATTGGAATAGATATTAGTTCACTCCCGTAAGGAACTTCAGCAGTATTTCCTGCATCGGGAGGAAATACAAACGCTTTTACATTTAAAGGACTCTTAATTAAATGACAAAATTCCGCCATCCTTCGTGCAGCATTGACCCCTGCAGGCCCACCCTGGATGACCACACGCGTGCCTTTCGTAGCAACGATACTCATTTTCTCAACCCCCTCCTTTAATCGAGAAATTCACAATATCCGTTAACGGGGTGGTCCGATCAAACACATGGATCTTAAACCCTTCCTCTTCGAGGGCCTGCATGGCTTCTAGTCCCTCTTTCTCATAAGGTCCTCCCCGTCTGACCCAAATCTCAACACCGTCCAGTTTTCCCTTTGCCTTAGCACGCCTGAACCCATTGATGATTCCAGAAAAGGTTTTCTTAACGTTGGTGAAGTTTGCAATGGCTCCCCCCACAATAATCCGCTTGATTCCAGGAAGGGAACACACTTTGTCGGTCAGCGCTTCCACCGCCCAATCCGCCGGATCTCCGGAATACTCCGCATAATTGGCCAGCTTTCCACCCATCGCGACCACCGCATCCGCATAAAACACACTGGCACCTCCACCCGCAGGCAGAAGAGCGGTATCCCCACCCGGGATTTGGATAAATTTTACGGATCCTTTGATTCGGGAATCTATTTCTATAATCG
It includes:
- a CDS encoding thioredoxin family protein, whose product is MSETELLPRVTDENYKDFIQSPGALILFKIASCQQCEEFEPIVEKTAKEFGEKIRFGKSLLHVPGACREIKREHFFESFPTTHFYKNGSLVYSFEGKITQEEFKEQLSKHLL
- a CDS encoding peroxiredoxin, whose protein sequence is MSEIQVGQTAPDFTLKDQDQKEVKLSDLKGKKNVVLAFYPLDWSPVCTNENKCLTDDLPQFGSANTEVLGISIDSVYSHKAWADSLGIKHRLLSDMGGTVAKKYGMYMEDKYITKRATVVIDKAGTVQFVKIQEITTARDDKEILEALKKLN
- the sucD gene encoding succinate--CoA ligase subunit alpha, whose protein sequence is MSILVNKATKVIVQGITGKEGSFHTNACAAYGTQIVGGVTPGKGGVEFEGIPVFNTVKEAAEVVRPDVSLIFVPPAFAADAILEAISSQIPLVVCITEGIPVMDMVRVKRKMFGSSTRLIGPNCPGIITPEECKIGIMPGFIHKRGTVGVISRSGTLTYEAVWQLTQLGLGQSTCIGIGGDPVQGTNFVDLLEMFEADPDTRGIVMIGEIGGDAEETAAEYISKCVKKPIIGFIAGMTAPPGRRMGHAGAIITGGKGTAAGKVEALESAGVTMVKNPAVIGEAMKKVFDKKG
- the sucC gene encoding ADP-forming succinate--CoA ligase subunit beta, which produces MNIHEFQAKELFSRFEVPVPKGRAVSTPQEAEAWAKELGASPYVVKAQIHAGGRGKAGGVKLTKERGQVKTIAEGLLGKPLVTHQTGPEGKRVKRVLVEEGVAIKKEFYLSLLVDRETGFPVIVSSSEGGVEIEEVAAQKPEKILKEFIDPAVGFQPFQGRNVAFRLGLPKEAIGPFVKLLGQLYRLFTEKGASLVEINPLVLTNENKVIALDGKISFDDNALFQHEDIRAYRDFDEEDPLEIRASEFGLNYVKLDGNIGCMVNGAGLAMATMDVIKLAGAEPANFLDVGGGASKETVKHAFQILLSDPNVKGVFVNIFGGIVRCERIAGGIIDAAKEVEVKVPLVVRLEGTNAKEGKALLAQSGLNLVVADDLWEGAKKIVKLLSS
- a CDS encoding FAD-binding protein, with product MMSLEESKQKTNKNREKRIQQSFPVMSPADKNEVIHRYHPDYKKEAYRPIRIGPNQGDPSVHELVDILEGESPVPEEFNELVPDHTTDVLIIGGGGAGAAAALTARANGAKVLLATKLRLGDANTVMAEGGMQVAVGSDDSPVRHYLDAMVGGHLKNNPVLLKTLVEEGPSATQWLLDLGVQFDREEGEGSLRLKGGGGTSKPRLLTCKDYTGLELMRVLKDCVINEDIQVVEFSPAVELLSGTDGRCTGALLKNLDNNQWIVVQAKTVIMATGGIGRLHIQGFPTSNHFGATADGLALTYRIGARLTLADTFQYHPTGAIYPDQMAGTLVTEGIRSAGAQLLNVRGERFVNELETRDAVAACIIRECEEGRGVETPAGRKGVWLDMPLVDSINGKDTLETRFPNMIKQFSKYAIDIRKEPVLIYPTLHYQNGGVQIDVNCHSGVQNLFVAGEASGGVHGRNRLMGNSLLDIIVYGRRAGKAAAEQAGQMKHGEMTLGHLKKFRETAKKAGIEAKVTSPKLFPDYVRRNKEKPSS
- a CDS encoding 2Fe-2S iron-sulfur cluster-binding protein, which produces MEEEKKNKTVSVEIQGKTYQVPEGISILQAYWASGQEPIHGVGCLGGVCGACTVTLRLGNPSQMKTGLACQIPVEEGMSFSLFPIDIQRKGKYGFSELENPRNELLRIYPETKRCVSCRACTNACPQDINVMDGVLNAIRGNLEPVSESFYNCVMCGLCAMVCDVGIKPHWVGLYSRRVVGQENRGRDLELQKRIQEIEGRFFDPEWQRVQSFNESDFMEWASRGETLR
- a CDS encoding 4Fe-4S dicluster domain-containing protein, with amino-acid sequence MAKTSQKEETKTVQVEIMGKPYHVPEGISVVQAYWYTGHELIRGIGCLGGVCGACSTVYRTPGSYELKTGLGCQMLIEEGMSFSIMPNTPVHRAAYKLEEINDPKQDLFKFFPESSMCRNCNACTEACPQGINVREGLWKTVFGDFEGASNEFMSCVMCGLCVPVCIADIASNQVGLYARRTHGVFFAKRPEGLEQRIQEISKGKYNTEWKKVLEMSEEEIKSYSHATR
- a CDS encoding citrate/2-methylcitrate synthase, translating into MSIVATKGTRVVIQGGPAGVNAARRMAEFCHLIKSPLNVKAFVFPPDAGNTAEVPYGSELISIPIFKTVGEAMAHFPEINTSLIYVGPDRAYKAAMEALKENGIKLVSMITEGVPEKDAKMLGREARRLGKIFNGPSAIGIMSAGECRLGVAGGAFDNLVLSKLYRPGSFGVLTKSGGLSNEIIWIASQFADGVTTVIGIGGDAYPGSDYVTYLEMFEKDSQTKAVIIVGEMGGDLEEKAAQWYKAKKRRIRLIGVISGFCQEVLPKGMKFGHAGAKEGVQGEGSARSKADALKDAGALVPATFGALGPAIKEVYKELIETGEVKSEVEIDISKLPKLPMTVDEAVKSGEVFVQPLIKSTISDDRGDEPLYQGYPASELINKGYHIPHVIGLLWNKKLVSTHEAEIIKRIIMLSADHGPCVSGALTTVIAACAGIQMAQAVAAGLIMIGPRFGGAVTDAGKWFTYAVKNQLTPEDFLTYMKANVGPVPGIGHRVKSVRNPDKRVKELVSYVKSLGIPAPHLDFALQLEKITTAKKDTLILNVDGTIAAILIDLGFPIESLNGFFILARTIGMIGHWIDQKQQGSRLIRLFNYLVNYASPKKREVPPLH